TCTCGTAGAAGCGAGTAACCTGCTCTACTTAACCTACGATGTCTACAGGTTCGCGAGGTACGCTAGAGAGATATACATAGCTGACGTAAAGGGTGTAAGCCTCTCTACGCCGAGGTTGAAGAGTATTGTTGAGCCAGCCTTAAGAATAGCAGTTGAAGCAGCTGAAAACGCTTATAGAGTCTACTTCGAGGATTGCACTACATGTATTGATAGTTTAAGAAGGCTTGGAGAAGAGTCAGATAAACTCTACTTAAACCAGCTTGAGAAGATATCGTCAACTCCCCTCGTAGAGAACACTGATGCAGTAGCCCTCCTAGTGCTAAGGCATGTAGAACGCATAGTAGACCATGCTGAGGGAATAGCATTAATGAAAACTAGAATAGCGAGACGGTGACCTATAAAACACTACTCCACTCTTCACACAGAGAATAGCGTTTAAAACACCAAAACACGCTAAGAAATATATCTTGGAAGGTAGCCGGGTCGTCTAGCGGCCAAGGATGCGGGGCTTTGGTCCTTACACGGGAGGAAACCCCGAGACCGGGGTTCGAATCCCCGCCCGGCTACCTTAAACATTATTAATTCCTTCAGCCGATACCCTATGGAGGTGGCGGGTTTGACTGAGCTTGTATACCAGTACGACTCCTACATCAAGGAGTATGAGGCAGTTGTGAAGAGTGTTACCGGGAGCAAAGTCTTCCTAGATAAAACTATATTCCACCCTCGGAGCGGCGGTGTTGAAAACGATACAGGATTCATTATTGCAGGGGGTAGGAGCCTGAGGGTTGTAAGCGTCTACTACGATAAGGAGACTGGGGATGTAGCACATGAAGTAGATGATCCATCACAGCTAGCCCCAGGCCTAAAGGTTAAGCTACAGCTGGACTGGGAGAGAAGGTACAGGTTGATGAGGCTTCACACAGCAGCCCACATACTCTCAGCAGTAATGTACAGGGATTACGGGGCGCTGATCACAGGTGGCAACATAACTCCTGAATACGCCTACGACGATTACAGCCTAGAGGAGTTCAAGCGGGAGGTCTTCGAGGAGGCTATCGCTAAAGCAAACAAGGTGGTAGCAGAAAACATAGAGGTGAAAGTATACTGGCTGCCGAGAGAGGAAGCCTTGAAGATACCAGGCATAGTGAAGCTCGCTGCAAGAATGCCGCCTAGCATTGAGAAGCTGAGGATCGTGGAGATACCCGGCGTTGACATTCAAGCTGATGGAGGACCCCACGTTAAAAACACAGGAGAGATAGGAGTAATCAAGTTGCTGAGAGTCGAGAATAAAGGAAAGAACAAGAAGAGACTATACTTCACGGTAGAACCATAGATGATTAGCAGCGCCGGGGGCGGGATTCGAACCCGCGTACCCCTTCCGGGGCAGTGGGTCTCCCACAGTAGAGCCGGAGCACTCCTTAATCCTCTTAAAGCCTCGAGCCCACCCCCTTAGGCCGCTCGGGCACCCCGGCACCACTCTAACAGCATGTAGTAGAGGATTATTTATCTCTTACCTTCTTCAGTGCTCCCGCCCCTCGCAGCCAGGGGATTCTTCACCCTATCAGAGGGTAGTCTCCCGACGGGG
This genomic stretch from Desulfurococcus sp. harbors:
- a CDS encoding phosphate uptake regulator PhoU, with amino-acid sequence MRERGSMSYDLTSLRNQVARLYLEALSLLRDLAMLLEPGDEVRREIGRIFQEKGELLMVTRDQLINSILVYIARVQPLGPSLVEASNLLYLTYDVYRFARYAREIYIADVKGVSLSTPRLKSIVEPALRIAVEAAENAYRVYFEDCTTCIDSLRRLGEESDKLYLNQLEKISSTPLVENTDAVALLVLRHVERIVDHAEGIALMKTRIARR
- the alaXM gene encoding alanyl-tRNA editing protein AlaXM, whose protein sequence is MTELVYQYDSYIKEYEAVVKSVTGSKVFLDKTIFHPRSGGVENDTGFIIAGGRSLRVVSVYYDKETGDVAHEVDDPSQLAPGLKVKLQLDWERRYRLMRLHTAAHILSAVMYRDYGALITGGNITPEYAYDDYSLEEFKREVFEEAIAKANKVVAENIEVKVYWLPREEALKIPGIVKLAARMPPSIEKLRIVEIPGVDIQADGGPHVKNTGEIGVIKLLRVENKGKNKKRLYFTVEP